The genome window TCTTATCAGGATGTAATTTACAGGCTTAAACAAAATTTTGATTGTCCTATAGCTGCTTATAATGTAAGTGGTGAATACGCAATGATAAAATCAGCAGCGGGACAAAATTTATTAGATGAAAAAAGTGCTGTTCTTGAAGCTTTAACAGGAATTAAGCGCTCAGGGGCGGATTTAATCATAACTTATTTTGCAAAAGATGTAGCACGATGGTTGAGAGGCAATTATGAGACTAGATAAATCAAAGGCTTTATTTGAAGAAGCTAAAAAATATATTCCGGGTGGTGTAAACAGTCCCGTAAGAGCATTTGGCAGTATTGGAACTACTCCTCCTTTTATGGTTAGAGGACAGGGTAGTAAAATATACGATGAAGATGGTAATGAATATATTGATTTTGTTAGCTCTTGGGGTCCTATGATGCTAGGGCATGGCGATGAACGTGTTAAAAATGCTCTAAAAGAACAGATTGATATTGCTATAGGCTTTGGTGCCCCCACAGCTTTAGAAGTTGAAATGGCTAAGTTAATTACTGAATTAGTGCCTTCGGTTGAAATGGTTAGGATGGTTAATTCCGGTACTGAAGCCACTATGAGTGCCATTCGTCTTGCTAGGGGTTATACTGGTAAAGATAAAATAGTTAAATTTGCAGGAAATTACCATGGACATGCCGATAGTTTCTTAATCCAGGCAGGTTCAGGTGCTTTGACTCATGGAGTTCCAAGCAGTCCAGGTATTCCTGAGGATGTAATTAAGCATACTTTAATAGCTGATTATAACAGTGTTGAATCGGTACAAAAGCTTTTTGATGTTCATGGTAAAGAAATTGCAGCTGTTATATTAGAACCAATTGTAGGTAATATGGGAGTTGTGCCTGCTTCTCAGGAATTTATTGATTTCTTACGTGAAATCACTCAGAGATATGGTAGTCTGCTGATTTTTGACGAGGTTATGACAGGTTTTAGGGTATCAATAAATTGTGCTCAAAGTTTATATAGAGTAACTCCTGATCTTACCTGCTTTGGAAAGATTATAGGCGGTGGTTTGCCTGTTGGTGCTTACGGTGGTAAAAGAGAAATAATGGAAAAAATTTCTCCTGTTGGCCCTGTTTATCAGGCAGGAACATTATCGGGAAATCCTGTTGCTATGAGTGCAGGATTAACTATGCTAAAAACTCTTAGAGATAACCCTGAAATTTACAAGAATGTGGAAGAAAAAGCAAAAAAACTTCAGGAAGGAATTGAGAAAAATATAGGTGAATTAGGAGTAGAAGCTACTGTCAATCGTGTTGGTTCTATGATAACCTTATTTTTCTCAAAAGAAAAAGTTTATGATTATAATACAGCAACAAAATCTGATACTAAAAAATATGCTGAATACTTTAAATCTATGCTAGAGCAGGGAATTTATCTACCTCCAGCACAGTTTGAAGCTTTCTTTATTTCTTATGCCCATACAGATGAGGATATTGAGAGAACTATTCAGGCAAACAGAAAAGCATTAGCTGTCTAATGATTAAGGAATTATAAAATGGCTTTTATCATAATTAAAGTTCTTATCACTGCCTTAGTTATCGTTCTGGTAACTGAAATTGCTAAAAGACATACTTCTTTAGGCGGTTTAATTGCAGCTATGCCAATAACAACTTTACTTTCACTTTTCTGGCTATATTATGAAAAGAAAGATTTAGCTCTGTTATCAGACTTTACCAGAGCAATTTTTTGGGGAATTTTTCCTACTTTATTATTCTTTATTCCTGCCATATTTCTATTTAAAAAAGGCTGGAATTTTTATCTGGTATTAGGTATAAGTTTTATTTGCCTTGGAATTGGAGCATATATTCATCAGAAGTATGTGAGCTAAGAATACAACAAAAATCCCCTGAGATTTTCAGGGGATTCAAATTAATACTTATTCTGGTTTCTGTTTTTTGCAATCAGGACAGTAACCGTAAATTTCAAATTTATGACCTGTTATCTCAAAGCCAGTAGAATTGAGTAAATTTTTATCTATTTTATCTATAGGACAGTGATCTATTGGGAAAATTTTATTGCATTTTACACAAATAATATAGTGTTTATCCACTTCTCTATTTAATTCATATCTGGCTTTGTTGTCATCCATCATAATCGTTTTGATGACAATTCCTTTATCAGTTAACATTTCAAGGTTTCTATAGATAGTAGACATTGAAATTGATGATTTTAAGTATTTAAACATTGCATAAATATCTTCAGCGGTAGCTGGTACCTCAAAAAGCTTTAATGTTTCTATGATTTCCTGTCTATGTTTAGTATTTCTGCATCCTTTTAGAGCATTTTTGTATAATTTGTCTGTATTCAAGTTGAAATTATCCTCTGCTCAATATGACCTAATATATTATAATTCAAAAAAATTATTGTTTTATATTCTACTGATTAATTAAATTAAAATATAGATTAAATTTCATATTTGATAATAAATATCAAGAATTAAGATTATAAAAGAAGCTCTTTTAAAAGAGCTTCTTTTATAACTATATCTGGAAAAGTGTTGTTATTTACTTATTTTTTCCTTCCATGCGCAAGGCCAATAAAGTAACCGATAAAACTTGCCCCAATAGCGGCTTGAAGAGTA of Candidatus Melainabacteria bacterium RIFOXYA2_FULL_32_9 contains these proteins:
- a CDS encoding glutamate-1-semialdehyde-2,1-aminomutase, with the protein product MRLDKSKALFEEAKKYIPGGVNSPVRAFGSIGTTPPFMVRGQGSKIYDEDGNEYIDFVSSWGPMMLGHGDERVKNALKEQIDIAIGFGAPTALEVEMAKLITELVPSVEMVRMVNSGTEATMSAIRLARGYTGKDKIVKFAGNYHGHADSFLIQAGSGALTHGVPSSPGIPEDVIKHTLIADYNSVESVQKLFDVHGKEIAAVILEPIVGNMGVVPASQEFIDFLREITQRYGSLLIFDEVMTGFRVSINCAQSLYRVTPDLTCFGKIIGGGLPVGAYGGKREIMEKISPVGPVYQAGTLSGNPVAMSAGLTMLKTLRDNPEIYKNVEEKAKKLQEGIEKNIGELGVEATVNRVGSMITLFFSKEKVYDYNTATKSDTKKYAEYFKSMLEQGIYLPPAQFEAFFISYAHTDEDIERTIQANRKALAV